One Malaclemys terrapin pileata isolate rMalTer1 chromosome 7, rMalTer1.hap1, whole genome shotgun sequence genomic region harbors:
- the LTBP3 gene encoding latent-transforming growth factor beta-binding protein 3 isoform X1: protein MPRGLAFWVLLLPWLCAPGAQPAAPAASERAAVARERFKVVFAPLVCKRTCLKGQCRDTCKQGSNMTLIGENGHSADTLTGSGFRVVVCPLPCMNGGQCTSRNHCLCPPEFTGRFCQVPASRQAQAQGGQQLLQPAALGPLEGPAGETGSSKHAIYAVQVISDAHGAGEPPAGHSPKATVSHSTFMVPLGPGHHSSEVQVHPPLLNVRVHHPPDASVQVHRIDSISTEGTGPGAQHHLIQHPAQSSMGQKPPTPHARPHTHKPLGRCFQETLPKQSCGSNPLPGLTKQEDCCGSIGTSWGQNKCHKCPHLQYSGVQKTGPIRGEHGGDCPQGYKRLNSTHCQDINECAMQGVCQNGECLNTQGSFRCACKPGHMLGPSRSQCVPEKSGEKSLCFRLVSPELQCQHPLPTKLTRQMCCCSVGKAWGARCERCPADGAAAFKEICPAGKGYHILTSHQTLTIQGESDFTLHIHPDGTTDLQQQRELPSLPPLEGDSQESEAVTTAMLPAYRTNSEEQSVDQFYASAATLGARYPEVVARPTTAMVQKVLPDQYTRSAVEIAPTQVTETDECKLNRNICGHGECVMNLSGYTCICYPGYRWHAQRRFCTDVNECEAEPCGIGKGVCMNTGGSYNCHCNRGYQLKVHKGVRSCVDIDECSKPHICGDGGACVNYPGHYKCECHPGYRLKPSRQPLCEDIDECLDTGTCPDGKCENRPGTYKCSPCPPGFRGQHGICYDVDECSEETPCKHGWCENLPGSFRCTCGEGFAPTPNARSCLDVNECEDRGLCPNGVCVNTLGSFKCQCPAGFHSVKDRPRCEDINECDFPAACIDGECVNSVGSYRCLCRAGYKLVNGRKCQDIDECALDPSLCLPHGTCENVDGSYMCVCNEGYTPSEDQHSCEDLEPPDHKKECYLNFDDTVFCDSVLATNITRQECCCSLGAGWGDHCEIYPCPVPNSAEFHSLCPDGKGFILDDNILNYGIPAHRDIDECSLFREEICKEGKCVNTQPGYECYCKQGFYYDGNLLECVDVDECLDESNCVNGLCENTRGAYVCTCPAPAVYDSNHKKCLAPSEIDVDECRDPGACRHGRCINTLGSFYCECSLPWMLDPSGKECQLPDMQADRAADRRDICWQHRGEDSMCASPLNGYHLTYEECCCRYGKGWGFQCRACPPRSPGQQCQPSQSESNSFWDLSPLFLGKSRKEDDTSEEDSDECHCLNGRCVRTYHGAVCECPAGFQLDATRIRCLDIDECRELNQRGLLCKNERCINTNGSYRCACKPGFVRSRHHGGMCIPQRRR from the exons ATGCCCCGGGGGCTGGCATTCTGGGTGCTCCtcttgccctggctctgtgcccccGGGGCACAGCCCGCAGCACCCGCAGCCTCGGAGCGGGCGGCCGTAGCGCGGGAGCGCTTCAAGGTGGTCTTCGCCCCGCTGGTCTGCAAGCGGACCTGCCTCAAGGGCCAGTGCCGGGACACCTGCAAGCAGGGCAGCAACATGACCCTGATCGGCGAGAACGGGCACTCAGCTGACACCCTGACCGGCTCAGGCTTCCGCGTGG tggTGTGCCCGCTGCCCTGTATGAATGGCGGGCAGTGCACATCCCGTAAccactgcctctgcccccccgAGTTTACGGGGCGCTTCTGCCAGGTGCCGGCGAGCcgccaggcccaggcccagggggggcagcagctgctgcagccggCAGCGCTGGGGCCCCTCGAGGGCCCGGCAGGTGAGACGGGCTCCAGCAAACACGCCATCTACGCCGTGCAGGTGATCTCCGACGCGCATGGTGCCGGGGAGCCACCCGCCGGCCACAGCCCCAAGGCCACCGTCAGCCACTCCACCTTCATGGTGCCCCTGGGGCCTGGGCACCACTCGTCTGAAG TACAGGTCCACCCCCCTCTGCTGAATGTGCGCGTCCACCACCCGCCCGATGCCTCCGTGCAGGTCCACCGCATCGACAGCATCAGCACCGAGGGCACCGGGCCGGGCGCCCAACACCACCTCATCCAGCACCCGGCCCAGAGCTCCATGGGCCAgaaaccccccacaccccatgcccggCCCCACACGCACAAACCCCTGGGACGCTGCTTCCAGGAGACCCTGCCCAAGCAATCT TGTGGGAGCAACCCCCTTCCAGGCCTGACCAAGCAGGAGGATTGCTGCGGGAGCATCGGCACCTCCTGGGGGCAGAACAAGTGCCACAAATGCCCCCACCTGCAGT ACTCGGGGGTGCAGAAGACAGGCCCGATCCGAGGGGAGCACGGGGGTGATTGCCCACAGGGATACAAGAGACTGAACAGCACCCACTGCCAGG ACATTAACGAGTGTGCCATGCAGGGCGTGTGCCAGAATGGCGAGTGTCTCAACACCCAGGGCAGCTTTCGCTGCGCATGCAAACCTGGCCACATGCTGGGCCCATCCCGCAGCCAGTGTGTCC CAGAGAAGTCGGGGGAGAAGAGCCTGTGTTTCCGGCTGGTGAGCCCAGAACTCCAGTGTCAGCACCCACTGCCCACTAAGCTGACCCGCCAGATGTGCTGCTGCAGCGTTGGCAAGGCCTGGGGGGCCCGCTGCGAGCGCTGCCCGGCTGATGGCGCAG CTGCCTTCAAGGAGATTTGCCCAGCGGGGAAGGGCTACCACATCCTGACGTCCCACCAGACCCTGACCATCCAGGGGGAGAGTGACTTCACCCTGCACATCCACCCCGACGGCACCACGGACCTGCAGCAGCAGCGCGAGTTGCCCAGCCTGCCACCCCTCGAGGGGGACTCTCAGGAGTCCGAAG CTGTCACCACGGCCATG CTGCCAGCGTATCGGACCAACTCAGAGGAGCAGTCAGTGGACCAGTTCTATGCCAGTGCAGCCACCCTGGGCGCCCGCTACCCTG AGGTGGTGGCCCGTCCCACGACTGCCATGGTGCAGAAGGTGCTGCCGGATCAATACACGCGTAGTGCCGTGGAGATCGCACCCACGCAGGTGACAG AGACGGATGAGTGCAAGCTGAACCGCAatatctgtggccatggagagtGTGTCATGAATTTGTCCGGCTACACCTGCATCTGCTACCCGGGCTATCGCTGGCACGCCCAGCGCAGGTTCTGCACAG ACGTGAACGAGTGTGAGGCGGAGCCATGTGGCATCGGCAAGGGCGTCTGCATGAACACGGGCGGCTCCTACAACTGCCACTGCAACCGGGGGTACCAGCTGAAGGTGCACAAGGGCGTGCGCTCCTGCGTGG ACATTGATGAGTGCTCCAAGCCCCACATCTGTGGGGACGGGGGAGCCTGTGTCAACTACCCTGGGCACTACAAGTGTGAATGCCACCCCGGCTACCGTCTCAAGCCTTCCCGCCAGCCCCTCTGTGAAG acaTTGATGAGTGCCTGGACACCGGCACCTGCCCCGACGGGAAGTGTGAGAACCGGCCAGGCACCTACAAATGCAGCCCCTGCCCTCCGGGCTTCCGGGGCCAGCATGGGATTTGCTATG ATGTGGATGAGTGCTCCGAGGAGACCCCGTGCAAACACGGCTGGTGTGAGAACCTGCCCGGCTCCTTCCGCTGCACCTGTGGGGAGGGATTTGCACCCACACCCAATGCCCGGAGCTGCCTGG atgTGAATGAGTGTGAGGATCGGGGGCTTTGCCCCAACGGGGTCTGTGTCAACACCCTGGGCTCCTTTAAGTGCCAGTGCCCAGCTGGCTTCCACTCAGTGAAGGACAGGCCACGCTGTGAAG ACATTAACGAATGTGACTTCCCGGCCGCCTGCATCGATGGCGAGTGTGTCAATTCTGTGGGCTCCTACCGCTGCCTGTGCCGCGCCGGGTACAAGCTGGTGAATGGCAGAAAGTGTCAAG ATATCGACGAGTGTGCACTGGACCCCAGCTTGTGCCTGCCCCACGGGACGTGTGAGAATGTGGACGGCTCCTACATGTGCGTGTGCAATGAGGGATACACCCCATCTGAGGATCAACATAGCTGTGAGG aTCTGGAGCCCCCCGACCACAAGAAGGAATGCTACCTGAACTTCGATGACACTGTTTTCTGTGACAGCGTCCTGGCCACCAACATCACCCGCCAGGAATGCTGCTGCTcactgggggctggctggggtgaCCACTGTGAGATCTACCCCTGTCCCGTGCCCAACTCAG ccgaGTTCCACTCCCTGTGCCCTGATGGGAAAGGATTCATCCTGGATGACAACATCCTGAACTATGGCATCCCCGCCCACCGGG ACATTGACGAGTGCAGCCTGTTCAGGGAGGAGATCTGCAAGGAGGGGAAGTGCGTCAACACGCAGCCGGGCTACGAGTGCTACTGCAAGCAAGGCTTCTACTACGATGGCAACCTGCTCGAGTGTGTGG ATGTGGATGAGTGCCTGGACGAGTCGAACTGCGTGAATGGGCTGTGTGAGAACACGCGGGGGGCCTATGTgtgcacctgccctgcccctgccgtCTATGACTCCAACCACAAGAAGTGCCTGGCACCCAGCGAGATCG ATGTGGACGAGTGCCGGGACCCCGGGGCCTGCCGGCACGGGCGTTGCATCAACACGCTGGGCTCCTTCTACTGTGAGTGCAGCCTGCCCTGGATGCTGGATCCCAGTGGCAAGGAATGCCAGCTCCCCGACATGCAGGCAG ACCGGGCAGCTGATCGGCGCGACATCTGCTGGCAGCACCGGGGGGAGGACAGCATGTGTGCCTCCCCACTCAACGGCTACCACCTGACCTATGAGGAGTGTTGCTGCCGCTACGGCAAAGGCTGGGGCTTCCAGTGCCGCGCGTGCCCCCCCCGCAGCCCAG GGCAGCAGTGTCAGCCATCTCAGAGCGAGAGCAACTCCTTCTGGGACCTCAGCCCCTTGTTCCTGGGCAAATCCCGCAAAG AGGATGACACCTCAGAGGAGGATTCAGATGAATGTCACTGCCTGAACGGCCGCTGCGTCCGGACCTACCACGGTGCAGTTTGCGAGTGCCCTGCTGGCTTCCAGCTAGACGCCACCCGCATCCGCTGCCTGG ACATTGACGAGTGCCGGGAGCTGAACCAGCGAGGCCTGCTGTGCAAGAACGAGCGCTGCATCAATACCAATGGCTCGTACCGCTGTGCCTGCAAGCCAGGCTTTGTCCGATCCCGCCACCATGGGGGCATGTGCATCCCCCAGCGTCGCCGATAG